The DNA segment CGAATCTCAACCTCCCTTCTTACATGGTCATACGGGAGTATCGTTAAGAGACATATGGCTACTGCCACTAGTATGCTTGATATGGGAACAGGTGGGGGCGAGTTACTTAGCTATCTTAGACCTTACCCCCCACATATAAAAGCAACGGAAGGGTATAAACCTAATGTTCCCGTAGCGAAGAAAAGATTAGAGCCTTTAGGAGTTACGGTTTTGCCTTTTACAGAAGATCATGACCTTCCTTTAGAGGACGAGGAATTTGATTTAATTATTAATAAACATGATTCATTTGATGTTAATGAAGTAAAGCGTATTCTAAAAACAGGCGGAACCTTTATCACTCAGCAAGTAGGAGGAGACGACTGCCGCGAGATCAATGAATGGTTTGATGTTCCTGTGTCATACGAGGGCTGGAGCCTGAAGAAGGCTGAAACCGAGTTAAAGGAAGCAGGGTTCCGTGTGATCACAGCTAAAGAAGAATATCCAACTCAACGTTTTTATGATCTGGGTGCACTTCTGTACTACTTAAAGGCAATCCCTTGGCAGCTTGAAGGATGGAAGCAAGAAGACCATCAGGATGACCTGTATCAAATCTACCTTCGCATGAAGAAAGAAGGATATATTGATGTCGCGCAGCATCGGTTTCTCTTGATCTGTGAAAAGGTGTGATGGTAGTAAAGCGTTAATAGTTTTTAGTAGAAGAGGCTGGGACATAACAACTCACTTTGAAAAGGCGAATGATTCGATTGCAGAATCATTCGCCTTTAGTGCTTTTATTTGAACAAGCGGAGGGAGAACCCGAGACTCCTGCGGAACAGAACGCGGTGAAGACACTGTAGCGGCGTTTTTCCCGCGAAAGGGGCTGAGGCCGTTCTTGTGGGTGCGAGGGATTCTACTGTAGCGGATTATTTGCAGCATTCGTGTTTTACTCCCTACATTTAAGTTAAGTCATGTCCTGCCCTCTTTTATTTATTAATCTAGTTCAGTCTTAACAATCAATAAGTAAAGTTTTCCCACTAAACAAAAAGTAGAACGTAATCATATTTTGTTCATCCGTGCGTAGAATAGAATTATGTAAGCGCTTACTTTATTGAAGGGGGACAACAAGATGGATAGAGTGTGGCGTAAATGGGTGATTGGTTCAGCATGTGCAGCTTCAGTATTAATGATGTCAGCCTGTGGTGGAGGAGAAGAGAAGGTAGAGGATGGACAAGTTGAGTTAACCATTTGGCTTTGGAAATCAATGGGCATTGAAAGCTTAATTGAGCAATATGCAGAAGAACATGATATCAAGGTAAACATCCAGATTGCTGATTTCAACGATGTGCATACGAACTTAACGACCGCACTTGCCGCAGGGAGTGGGGCCCCAGACATTTCGGCTGTTGAGGTAAAAGGAATCGATAGAATGAAGGCAAACCCAGATCATTTTCATAATTTATTTGATTATGGAGGAGCAGAGGCAGAAGGAGATTACTTGGATTGGAAGTGGCAGCAGGCGTTGTCTATTGATGGAGAATATCTGCTTGGGCTTCCTACGGATATTGGACCTCAGGCACTTGCATATCGAGTGGATTTATTTGAAGAATCAGGCCTCCCAACGGACAGAGAAGAAGTCGCTGAACAATTACAAACATGGGATGATTTTATTGCAGCAGGTGAAATAGTAAAAGAAAAAACAGGTAAAGCATTCCTGCCGAATCCAGG comes from the Alkalihalobacillus sp. FSL W8-0930 genome and includes:
- a CDS encoding class I SAM-dependent methyltransferase; the encoded protein is MEQDFLNQLKATDEAFEGWDFSYVSETGRISTSLLTWSYGSIVKRHMATATSMLDMGTGGGELLSYLRPYPPHIKATEGYKPNVPVAKKRLEPLGVTVLPFTEDHDLPLEDEEFDLIINKHDSFDVNEVKRILKTGGTFITQQVGGDDCREINEWFDVPVSYEGWSLKKAETELKEAGFRVITAKEEYPTQRFYDLGALLYYLKAIPWQLEGWKQEDHQDDLYQIYLRMKKEGYIDVAQHRFLLICEKV